One Vibrio rumoiensis genomic window, GGGTTTCCAAAGCACTAAATCCGCCAATTTCCCGACTTCAATTGAGCCGACTTCGTGACCAATTCCGTGAGTAATCGCTGGGTTAATGGTGTATTTCGCGACATATCGACGCAAACGGAAGTTATCACTTGGGGCTTCATGGCCAAACTTTTCAGTTTGATTATCAAACGCTTGCTGATCTTCCTTTAACGAGCCACGTTGTACTTTCATTTTATGAGCGGTTTGCCAGGTGCGCAGTATCACTTCACCGACACGGCCCATTGCTTGAGAATCTGATGAAATCATCGAAAACGCGCCCAAATCATGCAAAATATCTTCTGCGGCAATGGTTTCACGACGAATGCGCGATTCAGCAAACGCCACATCTTCGGCAATCGATGGTGATAAATGGTGGCAAACCATCAACATATCTAAATGCTCATCGACCGTATTAATCGTGTAAGGGCGAGTTGGGTTGGTCGAAGACGGCAAAATGTTTGATTCGCCACAAGCACGAATAATATCAGGCGCGTGACCACCACCAGCCCCTTCCGTGTGATAAGTATGAATCACGCGATCGCCAATCGCTTCTAGGGTCGATTCAACAAACCCCGATTCATTTAACGTATCGGTATGGATCGCCACTTGAATATCCGTTTGATCGGCCACGGTTAGGCACATATCAATCGAAGCTGGCGTGGTTCCCCAATCTTCATGCAATTTCAAACCAATGACCCCGGCCTCAACTTGCTCAATAAGGCCTTCGGGTAAGCTCGCATTACCTTTTCCCAGTAACCCGAAATTCATAGGAAACTCATCTAACGCTTCTAACATACGATAGATATTCCAAGGCCCCGGCGTACAAGTTGTCGCATTAGTGCCCGTTGCAGGACCAGTACCGCCACCAATCATAGTCGTCACACCAGAGGTCAACGCTTCTTCAATTTGTTGCGGGCAAATATAGTGAATATGTGAGTCAATGCCACCTGCGGTAACAATCGAGCCTTCAGCAGCAATCACTTCCGTTCCGGGCCCAATGATAATATCGACATTCGGTTGAACGTCTGGGTTACCGGCTTTACCGATGCCACAGATGCGGCCATCTTTTACACCGATATCCGCTTTGACCACACCCCAATGATCGAGAATGACCGCATTGGTTAACACAAGATCTGGCGTAAATTCAGAGGCGAGTTGACTTTGCCCCATACCATCACGAATCACCTTACCACCACCAAATTTCACTTCATCGCCGTACACGGTGTAATCTTTTTCAACTTCCAGCCATAGCTCCGTATCTGCAAGTCGTAATCTATCGCCCGTGGTCGGCCCAAACATCTCGGCG contains:
- the ureC gene encoding urease subunit alpha, coding for MAKISKRAYAEMFGPTTGDRLRLADTELWLEVEKDYTVYGDEVKFGGGKVIRDGMGQSQLASEFTPDLVLTNAVILDHWGVVKADIGVKDGRICGIGKAGNPDVQPNVDIIIGPGTEVIAAEGSIVTAGGIDSHIHYICPQQIEEALTSGVTTMIGGGTGPATGTNATTCTPGPWNIYRMLEALDEFPMNFGLLGKGNASLPEGLIEQVEAGVIGLKLHEDWGTTPASIDMCLTVADQTDIQVAIHTDTLNESGFVESTLEAIGDRVIHTYHTEGAGGGHAPDIIRACGESNILPSSTNPTRPYTINTVDEHLDMLMVCHHLSPSIAEDVAFAESRIRRETIAAEDILHDLGAFSMISSDSQAMGRVGEVILRTWQTAHKMKVQRGSLKEDQQAFDNQTEKFGHEAPSDNFRLRRYVAKYTINPAITHGIGHEVGSIEVGKLADLVLWKPAFFGVKPSAIIKGGMIAMAPMGDPNASIPTPQPVHYRSMFGSYGKASKNTSMLFVSQLAKDKDIAGQLGLGSLIGVAKNCRTISKADMKLNDWQPKIEVDSQTYEVRADGELLTCEPADVLPMAQRYFLF